The DNA segment AGGTGCTGCACACTTCGTAAATAATAGAGCACATACAAACAGCACCCCGAAAAAAATATTTTTTTTCATTCTTAAAATTTAATAGAGATTCTATCATACACGAACCATACACAAAAAATCAGGCATGCATGTATTTCTTTACGAGCAGGCAAACACCCTATGGATTAACTATTGACCTTTCCTCCTTATTCAAAAATCCCTAAGGTCATCTGGTCTTTCACATTGTGATACCTTAAAGACGCTTTAATACATTCTTTTAATTGCATCACAGGAATAGTCTGATTTAGCTGAAAAATAATGGCTCGCTTTCCCTCATATTGAAATTTACGATCAAAAATCAAGCGAAAAGTATCTACCAATCTGCTTGAGCATTGAAAATACATGGCATATTGTTTTGGTAACTTTGCTTTCCAATCCATTCGTAAAGTACTTCCATTTTTTGTAACAAAACTAGGCTCCCCCCATTTCAATGTCTCTTGTAAAACCAATACATC comes from the Saccharicrinis fermentans DSM 9555 = JCM 21142 genome and includes:
- a CDS encoding DUF1801 domain-containing protein, encoding MGKLIVRTDASVDEVFANYPDSVRDQMQYLRTLVKETAEEMGDVLVLQETLKWGEPSFVTKNGSTLRMDWKAKLPKQYAMYFQCSSRLVDTFRLIFDRKFQYEGKRAIIFQLNQTIPVMQLKECIKASLRYHNVKDQMTLGIFE